In Danio aesculapii chromosome 17, fDanAes4.1, whole genome shotgun sequence, the sequence TTTTCAGTTAAAGCAGAACGACTGTGATATGCGGACGTCTCCATTTTGCTCTTTTGCTTTCATGGCCATCATCTACTGTAGCAACAGctatacacaaaacagcagctttatGATGCAAGCGTACCAGGgctcagaaggaaaaaagacggtGTGAACACAAGCCAGCTGAGAAGGTGacaaggggggacaatcgaacctGGGTTTgttccaggcaattgaaccaagtgtgaaagcacccgcAGACACATGGAAGAAAACTGAAATTTTAATTGGTCATGGACCATCTAGAGGTCACCTGAGTCACATGTAAAGCAACCAAACTAACATCAAAAGCCCTACAATAATGAGCCAGCATCTAAcacctttaaatattttatagagTCTGTACGATAAAATCTGTGTTCAGTTAATCCTGACTAAAAAGCACTGTGAAAAGCATAAAGTACTCTAAGTTTAAGTTATATTGTAGGTCCCCCTGGAGACAAAGGGCAAAAAGGCAGTCCAGGACGTTTTGGAAAGATGGGTCCCTCTGGACTCAAAGGTGAGTACAGTATGTGAAAGAATCTGGACTTTTAAAAGTAATCTGGTTTGCTTGGTCTTACTGCTTAAAGACAATGTAACTCTCTTTTTTCATAGGTTTAAAAGGTGATATGGGGGATCCAGGACCCAAGGGCCCAAATGGAGAGCCAGGTATAGAACTTGCTGAAATATAATTCAATTTAGATCATAACTCATAATTGGTTTAAACTCATTAGGAACCAGTTTAATGCTTGAACTGCTCATGTGAATGGTCTACTTTCTAATTCATCTCCCTAGGCGTCCCCTGCGAGTGCGCACCCTTACGGAAAATGATTGGAGAAATGGATATTCAAGTGGTGCAATTAACCAATGAGCTGAAGTTCATTAAAAATGGTATGTCCAAAACGACAGAACGAACCCTATGCACTCTCTAACAGTGTTCCCGAGATTACAGTAATGTGAAGTTGTCAAGTTGATTCGCGCAGTTGTTCATTTTGATATGCAGGGTGAATGCACTTAGACAAAGGTATTTAGCCATTAGCCAGAAGCTCTTTTGTTTGACTGTCAGAATGCACTTGTGTGAACGCTGGCTGCTGCAGTGTGATTATAGAAATTCAGATCCTCATTTTTCAGCACTGCCCTCCCCCGCAGCTGTCGCCGGCATCAAAGAGACAGACAGCAAGGTCTATCTGCTCGTAAAGGAGGAGAAGCGCTACCGGGAAGCGGAGGTGTTTTGTCAGGGCCGAGGTGGACACCTGGCTATGCCCAAAGACGCGGCGGCTAACAGAGCCATCGCCGGCTACGTGACTGACGCGGGCCTCAGTCGCGTGTACATCGGCATTAATGACCTGGAGCGAGAAGGCCACTTTGTTTATGTGGAGCGCTCACCCATGACCACTTTCAGCAGGTGGAGAGAAGGCGAGCCCAACAATGCTTACGACGACGAGGACTGTGTGGAGATGGTGTCTTCAGGGGAGTGGATTGATGTCGCTTGTCAACTCACCATGTACTTCGTGTGTGAGTTTGACAAGGACACTGTTTGAGCTTCACTGCGCATTTGTAAAGAGGGGAAAGTCAAGTGTTTAAAATACTCCAGTGGCAAATTTCAATGAGAAAAGGCCACTTTTGTTATATCTGACAAAACATTTTAAGCATTTGCTAAATGATGTGTTTTGTGTCTAGCTCTTAAAACAACAAGTGTTATttttatacactatatatattgtgttttgcCAAAGTTTGGGTTCTGGAGATGTGGAATGTTCCTGGTGAGTCTCTAATGCACACCAAGAATAGATTTATTTGATCCAATATACAGTTAGACACAAATGTATGTTCTATATTTCTATGATTGCTAAATTTCTATGATCCCaaaacaggcccgtagccagcctggtgaaagagaTGGTTCTTTTTTCACAAAAAGTGGGCCTTTtcgcagttatttgcctcattttctatttaagtaagagatttaaatactgtattttagtgatattttaagcactattttttttgctgaattagcttgttggatggtcatcataatcacCCTTTTTGGTGtaccaaatatttcctaaagatttagaataacatttttaaaatacaaattaattacatcatatatcattagaaaaaaaaagaatagggatctgttaaagttttaaattaaaaactgtagccgattgtcatttattaggaaaataacaaactggccagcacgttcaattttcctcagtcagaatttgtccatttcaataaaaaataattcaaagatgtagaataaacattacttgtaaaatgttttctctatttaaaaacaatacagtggtgaaagaagacttctcttactcagattgtgtgttttcttgcacagcttgatgttggactcatgaaaaatatttgttagcattgacCAAAActaattagctgaagtcacacagaATCAACAGCCAACAGAGAATTCTGCTctgtcttaaagccttttttgaagGGTTATTTTCGCAATTTATAATGGCATATCAGCCAAAATAGAACAAATGAGCCCATTATGATATAaaatctggacctttgtcagtgaggggtgggtctccCCCCACCACCTGGCTACAAGCCTGAAAAAATCGTCATCAAATTGTCATCATTAAATCAACCTTTacatgtttcaaacctttatgagttgctttatatatatatatatatatatatatatatatatatatatatatatatatatatatatatatatatatatatatatatatatatattacattaaacagtttattttgaataaatgcaaaattttgGGTAAATTGTCATTTAATTTGCCAAAACTCGTTTTTAATCCCACATGATCATTTAGAAATCATTCTGACGTTTTTATTggatgattattgttattataatattagaacatttaaaaagagttgTACTAAGTATTTTTGGGGAAACCTTTTTTGCTTCATTCGAGAAATAGACTGTTATAACCAGATTCAAAGGTTTTTACTGCCATTTGTGAATACTACTGTACAGTACACGCCACTAAAATGAATTTTAACAAAGGTTACTTGCTATTACTTTTAGGTAtttagtcagaatttggccattttaatataaaataattcaaagatgtagaataaacattacttgtaaaatgttttctctatttaaaaacaatacagtggtGAAGAGACTTCTCTTACtcagattgtgtgttttcttgcacagcttgatgttggactcatgaaaaatatttgttactTTGATTACTTTTAGGTATTTTTGAGAACTGTTTGTGTTATCATATGTGCTAATTTAAATTCCACAGATTTGCCCTTCTTTCTGTTTTTCCATTCACTTGCTTTCTTTTCTACCATTggaatttaaatgacattttattattaatttactgaATAGGTCAGAATACTATTAGTATTAAAGCaattttaatttacataatattttctTCTAGACAGAACTACCAGGTTGAGGTTAGACATATTTTTATAATAgccaaacactgtttatttccgCAATAAAATGACTGGCTGTCCCAGACAGTACATCATTCTGTTATTTCATACTTTATTGGCAGATTGGGCCAATATCAAGGCCACACAAGAGAGAgataaagacaaacaaacaaacagtaagaTCAATGTTGTATTTATAACAATAAGCCCCCATCACACACTACCATCATACTGACTTGTTTAAAACCCCCCTGAAAAAAACTGTCCCTTAGCAATTTtgagtttaaatttaaataaatgtacaatttattaaatcaattgtttaaaaaaaaaaactaaatagaaaatgATATTTTCAGTAAGAATAAGGTTAATTATGACACTAtatcataataaaacaaaaggtttatttaaaactttcaaCCAGTGTTGTGAAATATGTTGTGGAAAGTTATTTCAGAACATATTAGCATAAACATAATAGGTACTCCAGGGATTCATTATACTGCATATATTTCATCattaaaggaatgaatgaaaatgaaaataataacagcaattaattgtacatttatatatCATGAATGCTACTTTTGTGTAAATGTttatactactacaactaataataaataataatattatgattatttttttgatttattgattaatattattataaagaatattagtgatttataatattattaattcatgttTTCAGTATGTGTTTTTCTGAAATGCTTATAAATCTCCATTGCTCTTTGAGATGATGGTTCTGCGTTTTCCTCAGAACAAGTTTGCGAAAGTTGTGATGTGTCGCTCTCTAGTGG encodes:
- the colec11 gene encoding collectin-11 isoform X1; translation: MGGEKLVAYMLVSVLGLALLRSAFGQHMPEEPCSVQILVPGLKGEAGEKGEKGAPGRPGRVGPTGEQGPPGDKGQKGSPGRFGKMGPSGLKGLKGDMGDPGPKGPNGEPGVPCECAPLRKMIGEMDIQVVQLTNELKFIKNALPSPAAVAGIKETDSKVYLLVKEEKRYREAEVFCQGRGGHLAMPKDAAANRAIAGYVTDAGLSRVYIGINDLEREGHFVYVERSPMTTFSRWREGEPNNAYDDEDCVEMVSSGEWIDVACQLTMYFVCEFDKDTV
- the colec11 gene encoding collectin-11 isoform X2, producing MGGEKLVAYMLVSVLGLALLRSAFGQHMPEEPCSVQILVPGLKGEAGEKGEKGAPGRPGRVGPTGEQGPPGDKGQKGSPGRFGKMGPSGLKGLKGDMGDPGPKGPNGEPGVPCECAPLRKMIGEMDIQVVQLTNELKFIKNAVAGIKETDSKVYLLVKEEKRYREAEVFCQGRGGHLAMPKDAAANRAIAGYVTDAGLSRVYIGINDLEREGHFVYVERSPMTTFSRWREGEPNNAYDDEDCVEMVSSGEWIDVACQLTMYFVCEFDKDTV